Proteins found in one Fibrobacter sp. genomic segment:
- a CDS encoding phosphatase PAP2 family protein: MFTILFAVSCQAFAAESVDETRQRIPLFATLFHDIGWNTLGVLTYGYGLPWVAAAGGTYGFIESGIDWKWNRFCVRHETASTIATLPGGIIGSFAPFAVPLAMYYGSDNHDIQFDGLAMGQAALLGWGYTSVIKAFTGRIPPHVREAADGDEDFQDDYSDGFRFGFWRGGIFNGWPSGHTATATAMAVTLATLHPDNNYILAGAIGYSVMVGVSMSFMAHWASDIFAGAITGFLIGRTVGNNFKKLRDGESPDHISFFASPNAAGLLVTF; encoded by the coding sequence TTGTTCACAATCCTTTTTGCAGTAAGCTGCCAGGCTTTTGCTGCAGAAAGCGTTGACGAAACAAGACAGCGCATCCCGCTGTTCGCTACCCTCTTCCACGACATCGGCTGGAACACCCTAGGCGTTCTTACCTACGGATACGGCCTTCCCTGGGTTGCAGCAGCCGGCGGCACCTACGGGTTTATAGAAAGCGGAATCGACTGGAAGTGGAACCGTTTCTGTGTCCGACATGAGACCGCGTCAACGATTGCAACACTTCCCGGCGGAATCATCGGATCCTTTGCTCCCTTCGCAGTTCCTCTCGCCATGTACTACGGCAGCGACAATCACGACATTCAATTCGACGGACTTGCCATGGGCCAGGCGGCCCTACTCGGCTGGGGCTACACTTCCGTCATCAAGGCGTTTACCGGACGCATTCCCCCGCACGTTAGGGAAGCCGCGGACGGCGACGAAGATTTCCAGGACGATTACAGTGACGGATTCCGTTTTGGATTCTGGCGTGGTGGAATCTTTAACGGCTGGCCCAGCGGACACACGGCAACAGCCACCGCCATGGCCGTCACCCTGGCAACGCTCCACCCAGACAACAACTACATCCTCGCGGGAGCCATCGGCTATTCTGTCATGGTGGGCGTCAGCATGTCCTTCATGGCCCACTGGGCAAGCGACATCTTTGCAGGAGCCATCACCGGATTTCTTATTGGTCGTACCGTGGGTAACAACTTCAAGAAACTTCGTGACGGAGAATCTCCAGATCACATATCATTCTTTGCTAGCCCCAACGCGGCAGGATTGTTAGTGACGTTCTAG
- a CDS encoding DUF167 domain-containing protein → MRINIKVHARSKRESVTPQPDGSFKVEVKAPPVEGAANEAICELLAEHFKVHKRDVRVVIGSTNNKKVVEIDGI, encoded by the coding sequence ATGCGAATCAATATCAAGGTACACGCCCGCAGTAAGCGAGAGTCCGTAACGCCTCAACCCGACGGAAGCTTCAAGGTAGAAGTCAAGGCCCCTCCTGTAGAGGGCGCGGCAAACGAAGCCATCTGTGAACTCCTGGCTGAACACTTCAAGGTTCACAAGCGTGATGTACGGGTTGTCATTGGCAGCACCAACAACAAGAAAGTTGTAGAAATCGACGGAATTTAA